In the Leifsonia sp. 466MF genome, one interval contains:
- the mtrB gene encoding MtrAB system histidine kinase MtrB: protein MGARWPTRDWWRQAPTRLARLWRSSLQLRTVAITLLLTGVAILVTGVYMSLSISNDLYQSRLDQALRDSSRATTTAQSTLNASDVSSGDAGKNLLNTVLQSVQASTSSRLVAAYRVPGQDTGILAPPDRGSPAMNSVISPELREKVQNGGSKQYYQSVALPAAGDTDPGIVVGSQLTLPSYGKYELYIGYNLRDSENTLLFVQNTLLLAGLALILLIGAITWVIVRFVVEPIRVAARTSERLAAGDLAVRIPERGEDVFATLARSFNGMADSLQSQINQLATLSQLQQRFVSDVSHELRTPLTTIRLAGDVIFDQREGFAPATARTAELLHTQIERFDRLLSDLLEISRYDAGSVVLDAEPTNLVRLAEDCVDELRTLAEQNGSELTLDAPGGYFDVPMDPRRIRRVVRNLIGNAIEHGEGRPVVITVDSNESAVALTVRDYGIGMSPQDTGHVFDRFWRADPSRKRTLGGTGLGLAISLEDATLHSGWLQVWSAPGAGSCFRLTLPRVVGREITASPLPLPPVDAGATMPAANPATTGSEAHA from the coding sequence ATGGGCGCGCGGTGGCCGACTCGGGACTGGTGGCGCCAGGCGCCCACCCGTCTCGCGCGCCTGTGGCGCAGTTCGCTGCAATTGCGGACCGTCGCGATCACGCTGCTGCTCACCGGCGTCGCCATCCTCGTCACCGGCGTGTACATGTCGCTGAGCATCAGCAACGACCTGTACCAGTCGCGGCTCGACCAGGCGCTCCGCGATTCCAGCCGCGCGACCACCACCGCGCAGTCGACTCTGAACGCCTCCGACGTGTCGTCGGGGGATGCGGGCAAGAACCTGCTCAACACCGTCCTGCAGAGCGTGCAGGCCTCGACCTCGAGCCGCCTCGTCGCGGCATACCGCGTGCCCGGGCAGGACACCGGCATCCTCGCCCCTCCCGACCGCGGGAGCCCGGCCATGAACTCGGTCATCTCGCCCGAACTGCGCGAGAAAGTGCAGAACGGCGGATCGAAGCAGTACTACCAGTCGGTCGCGCTGCCCGCCGCGGGCGACACAGACCCGGGGATCGTGGTCGGATCCCAGCTCACACTGCCGTCGTACGGCAAATACGAGCTCTACATCGGTTACAACCTGCGCGATTCGGAGAACACGCTGCTCTTCGTGCAGAACACGCTGCTGCTGGCCGGCCTCGCCCTCATCCTGCTCATCGGCGCCATCACCTGGGTGATCGTTCGGTTCGTGGTGGAGCCGATCCGCGTCGCGGCGCGCACCAGCGAGCGGCTCGCCGCCGGTGACCTGGCCGTCCGCATCCCGGAGCGCGGGGAGGACGTGTTCGCGACCCTCGCGCGGTCGTTCAACGGGATGGCGGACAGCCTCCAGAGCCAGATCAACCAGCTGGCGACGCTGTCGCAACTGCAGCAGCGGTTCGTCTCGGACGTGTCGCACGAACTGCGCACCCCGTTGACGACCATCCGGCTGGCCGGTGACGTCATCTTCGACCAGCGGGAGGGGTTCGCCCCGGCCACCGCCCGGACGGCCGAGCTGCTGCACACCCAGATCGAGCGGTTCGACCGCCTGCTCTCCGACCTGCTCGAGATCAGCCGGTACGACGCCGGGTCGGTCGTGCTCGACGCCGAGCCGACAAACCTGGTGCGGCTGGCTGAGGACTGCGTCGACGAGCTCCGGACGCTCGCCGAGCAGAACGGCTCCGAACTGACGCTCGACGCGCCCGGCGGCTACTTCGACGTGCCGATGGACCCCCGCCGCATCCGCCGAGTCGTGCGCAATCTGATCGGCAACGCGATCGAGCACGGTGAGGGACGCCCGGTCGTCATCACGGTCGACAGCAACGAGAGCGCGGTCGCCCTCACCGTGCGCGATTACGGCATCGGGATGAGCCCGCAGGACACGGGGCACGTGTTCGACCGGTTCTGGCGGGCTGACCCGTCGCGCAAGCGGACCCTCGGCGGCACCGGCCTCGGGCTCGCGATCTCGCTGGAGGACGCGACGCTGCACTCCGGCTGGCTGCAGGTCTGGTCGGCACCGGGAGCGGGCTCGTGCTTCCGGCTGACCCTTCCGCGCGTCGTCGGACGCGAGATCACCGCGTCGCCCCTGCCGCTTCCCCCGGTGGACGCCGGTGCGACCATGCCGGCGGCGAACCCGGCCACGACCGGGAGCGAGGCCCACGCATGA
- a CDS encoding DUF4129 domain-containing protein — protein MAERLTVIRFDVPVDPSSPEAQNWLRDELSRPEYQSAKPTWFDLASKAVQDWIGSLFQGAGGDAAPVLLLVVVVVIAGLIVAAFFLFGRPRINRRSALDRRALFGADEARSAADLRASAEQAARQGDWVTAVEEQFRAIAVSLDERTLVHVTPGTTANEFAVHAARIATDEGEALRQAARAFDEVRYLDRPGTEAAYQHLVALDQRLQRVRVPLPAVNA, from the coding sequence GTGGCCGAACGCCTGACCGTGATCCGCTTCGACGTCCCGGTCGACCCCAGCTCGCCGGAAGCGCAGAACTGGCTGCGCGACGAACTGTCGCGCCCGGAATACCAGTCGGCGAAGCCGACGTGGTTCGATCTCGCCTCCAAAGCGGTGCAGGACTGGATCGGGTCGCTGTTCCAGGGCGCGGGCGGTGACGCCGCGCCCGTGCTGCTCCTGGTCGTCGTCGTGGTGATCGCCGGCCTGATCGTGGCCGCATTCTTCCTCTTCGGGCGGCCACGGATCAACCGCCGCTCCGCTCTCGATCGGCGCGCGTTGTTCGGAGCGGACGAGGCGCGCAGCGCCGCCGACCTGCGTGCATCCGCAGAACAGGCGGCACGTCAGGGCGACTGGGTGACCGCTGTCGAGGAGCAGTTCCGTGCGATCGCCGTCTCCCTCGACGAGCGCACACTCGTCCACGTGACGCCGGGAACGACGGCGAACGAGTTCGCCGTGCATGCCGCCCGGATCGCGACCGACGAGGGCGAAGCGCTTCGGCAGGCCGCCCGCGCGTTCGATGAGGTCCGCTACCTCGACCGACCCGGCACCGAGGCGGCGTACCAGCACCTCGTCGCGCTGGATCAGCGGCTCCAGCGCGTGCGCGTCCCCCTGCCGGCGGTGAACGCATGA
- the mtrA gene encoding MtrAB system response regulator MtrA — protein sequence MTSRILVVDDDTALAEMIGIVLRTEGFDPVFCEDGSLAVDTFRSSKPDLVLLDLMLPGLDGIEVCGRIRAESGTPIIMLTAKSDTADVVKGLESGADDYMVKPFNPKELVARIRTRLRPAPATPPTDELTVGDLVVDVAGHEVRRGDTRIALTPLEFDLLLALASKPQQVFTREMLLEQVWGYHYKADTRLVNVHVQRLRAKVEQDPDNPKIVMTVRGVGYRAGAAA from the coding sequence ATGACTAGTCGCATCCTGGTTGTCGACGACGACACCGCGCTTGCGGAGATGATCGGCATCGTCCTCCGCACCGAGGGATTCGACCCCGTCTTCTGCGAAGACGGATCCCTCGCAGTGGACACCTTCCGGTCGTCCAAGCCCGACCTCGTCCTTCTCGACCTGATGCTCCCCGGCCTCGACGGCATCGAGGTGTGCGGTCGCATCCGGGCGGAGTCGGGCACCCCGATCATCATGCTCACCGCGAAGTCCGACACCGCCGACGTCGTGAAGGGGCTCGAGTCCGGGGCCGACGACTACATGGTGAAGCCCTTCAACCCGAAGGAGCTGGTCGCCCGCATCCGCACCAGGCTGCGGCCCGCGCCCGCCACCCCGCCGACCGACGAGCTGACCGTCGGCGATCTGGTCGTCGATGTCGCCGGGCACGAGGTGCGCCGCGGAGACACCCGCATCGCGCTCACGCCGCTGGAGTTCGACCTCCTGCTCGCGCTCGCCTCCAAGCCCCAGCAGGTCTTCACGCGCGAGATGCTGCTGGAGCAGGTCTGGGGCTACCACTACAAGGCGGACACGCGTCTGGTGAACGTGCACGTGCAGCGCCTCCGCGCCAAGGTGGAGCAGGATCCGGACAACCCGAAGATCGTCATGACCGTGCGCGGTGTCGGCTACCGCGCCGGCGCTGCGGCCTAG